The following is a genomic window from Pseudothermotoga thermarum DSM 5069.
GCTTTCAACGGCTTCGGCACCTGTGTTCATAGGTAACACTTTATCGTAACCGGCAAACTTTGCAAGTTTTTCTTCAAACAAACCTAAAACGTTGTTGTAAAAAGCCCTAGAGGTTAAGGCAACTTTTTGCAACTGATCAATCAACGCCTTGACTATTTTTGGATGCCTGTGACCATGGCTCAAAGCTGAATATGCAGAAAGCATGTCCAAATACCTTTTTCCTTCTACATCCCAAACCCATACCCCTTCGGCTCTTTCAATCACAACGGGTATGGGTTTGTAGTTGTGAGCACCAAATTCGTATTCCAAATCCATGAAATATTTGCTGTTCATTTGCTTCCCTCCTTTGTAGCGTTTTTGTTACACTTCATAAACATATTATCATAATTGCGGAAATTTGCCAAATCAAATAAAAATCAATAAAGGCTGGGAATTTTCTAATAACCAAACCTAAGGTACCTTTTTCTTTTTCTTTCTCACGTATGCTCTTTATTTCAAAAGTATGCGTGTATTTGTGATACTATAAAAACGGAGGTGAACTTTTGTGAAAAAATTTGTTGTGTTTGCATTCTTAACCATTTTGATTTGTTACGTTTTCGGTTGGTCTGCGCATGAAACGCTGACTTATCTCATTGTCCAAAGCTTGCCAAACAAAGATGATTTGGTTCCAATCACACCTTATTCGTACGTTGAAAGCAGAGTTTACAACATGGAATATCTCAAATTAGAAGATTATTGTGGAGATTTTATCGAAAACTTTGTTCCAAAATGGGCTGTTTTCTTTCCACCCGATCCAAAACCACAAGATGGAAAAGTACCTGTTTGGCAGATATTGACGATTTATTCAGTTGAACCAGATCTTGGAATGGATGAAGGTTTGCAACTTTCACCTTTGCAAGATTTGATCGGAAGCAGCAAGGGAGTCAGGCACATGAAATATAGACTTTTGGTGGTTGACTTTTTTGAAGGCAGCGAAAGTGTTTTGTATTTCATCAACATGTCGCGTGAGGCTTTCAAAAAAGGTGACAGGTATTGGGGATATCGCTTTTTGGCAAGGGCACTTCACTATTTGCAGGATCTTTCGATGCCGTACCACAACGCTCCAGGACCACTTTTCGACACCGTTCGTGGCATTTTTGACAAAGACACGGCTTTGATGTTGGCTTACACTCATTTTTCCTACGATGAGTACATGGCTTATCTTTTGTACAGAAACGATGAAGAAACTATAAATGCAATTTTGCATGCCGAACCAAAGAAGGTTAGAAACACGCGTGAACTAATTCAGCGCGTTAGACTGCTTGGCTTAAGAAACATTTCAAAGGTACACAGATTGATGACACATCATTTTGGCGAAGACCTTAAGGGAAGGATTTTAGGCCTGGAAGATTTTGAAAGAAAATCAACGGAGCTTCAGGAGTTAAAGCAAATCACCATTTCTATAGCGCGCGATCTATCGAGTTTGCTCAAAGGATTTTTACTGGATTATCTAAAAGAAGTTGGGGAACTGTGAGTTGAAAAGTTAGAAAATTAGATCTTTCAAGGTATAAACGTAGTTGTCTTGTACTTTTCTAATCTCAATTTCGTCGAAAAACCTATACGCTCCAACCGGTTGGTAACCTAAAACTTCGCTCAAGGTTCCTATCGCTTCGCCGGAAGGTTGTCCGGCAAAGTTGCTTGTTACTTCAAAGAAATATCTTACCGTTGAATAGAAAGTTTGATTTGCTTTTGTAAAAGCGCTGATGGCTTGATCTACCGTGGCAAAGATTATCAGTATCGCAAAAAACAAAACAATCATTGCGGTAACAAGTTCTACTACTGTGAAGCCTTTCATCTCAGCCTCAACCCTTCCAATTTTATTGCCCCTGTCATAGGAGCAAAGCCTTTTTTGGCTGAATAAAGTCTTTGATCGAAAACGTTGAATTCTTTCAATCCTTTGGTACCACTCCATGTTGCCGTAACTGCCTCGGCAGCTATCGAGCCAAATATGAATCGGTAACTCAAGTCTTTGAAATCTTTGTAATTCACTTTAAAAGTTGGTACCAAAGGATTTTGTATATTTTTCGCTTTTTCTCTATCCCAGTACATGACAAATACGCTCATATCCATCCTGAGGTTCCTTATTCTACTTGTTCCAGGTATGTAATAACCGCCATGCCAAGGTATGACTATATCCCCAGTGGTTATCAAGCTGATGTGATCTTTTGTCCCAACTTCAGACATCGTTCTGTACCAAAAGTCCCAGAACGTTTTTCCATCGATTGTGATAGTTGAACCGTTGACAAGCCTCACTTGACCAACAACATTTTTATTGTTTGGTATTGGTTCACCATTCGAAAAGAACGGATCCATTTTAACTTTATACTCCATCCCGTCAATTTTGACGATCATTTCCCTTTCGCTGTTTGCGCTGAAATACTCTATGTCGCTGTATATAACAACGTTGTCGTGTGGGGTTTGTTCTTTCTGTCTCCCGCGATTTCCCATCACCAATATAGTCCAATCACCCATGAACACATTTTTTATCCATTGATCCTTTTTGCCAAAAGCAACTTGAGAATTGGTTGTATCACAAAACAGTCCAAAGAAACCATTGAATGAGTTCAAGATTCTTTCGTAAAACAAAGGTTCACCTTTTGCTTGAGCTTGTTCCAAGTGGATTTTCACTGGAACATTCGGTGGACCAGGAAACGGTATTTCAATTCTAACTTTGTATTTTTCATCTTTTAATCTAAAGTAACCATCCTCAGGACCTTCGATGTTTATCACTTGAACGAAAGTTCCATCAACAATTTGAACAGTTGAAGTGATGATCAAATCATCGACTGTTTGACCACCTGGAGATTTTGAGTAAATAATTTCAATTCCTGCAGAACCTTCTGGCATGCTTATTTCACCTTTTGCAAATTTGACTAGGTCAACTCTTGGCAAACTTTCTATTTGCGCCTGCCAGTATGTTTTTCCCTGGAAAGCTTCTTTGTAAGCTTTTACGTCAGCATCACTGAGTACAACTTGACCGGCTGCAAAGATTTCCAAAAGTTCTCGATCGGTGTACTGTACGTGTTTTCTCAGCAATCTATAAAAAGTTTTTCCATAAAACCTTGGTCCAGGTATGCCACCTATTCCAAGTCCACCTTTTCCGTTTTCATCTAC
Proteins encoded in this region:
- a CDS encoding phospholipase C/P1 nuclease family protein — protein: MKKFVVFAFLTILICYVFGWSAHETLTYLIVQSLPNKDDLVPITPYSYVESRVYNMEYLKLEDYCGDFIENFVPKWAVFFPPDPKPQDGKVPVWQILTIYSVEPDLGMDEGLQLSPLQDLIGSSKGVRHMKYRLLVVDFFEGSESVLYFINMSREAFKKGDRYWGYRFLARALHYLQDLSMPYHNAPGPLFDTVRGIFDKDTALMLAYTHFSYDEYMAYLLYRNDEETINAILHAEPKKVRNTRELIQRVRLLGLRNISKVHRLMTHHFGEDLKGRILGLEDFERKSTELQELKQITISIARDLSSLLKGFLLDYLKEVGEL